A single window of Opitutaceae bacterium DNA harbors:
- a CDS encoding addiction module protein: MRATEIPNFDQLSDEERVALADEILGSLRHSDTLPTPLAHRVELDRRWAGYEANPGIALSREQFRAQVAALRK; the protein is encoded by the coding sequence ATGCGCGCGACCGAGATTCCTAACTTCGACCAACTTTCAGACGAAGAGCGAGTGGCCCTCGCCGACGAAATCCTAGGGTCGCTGCGGCACTCCGATACGCTGCCGACGCCGCTGGCGCACCGCGTCGAATTGGACCGACGCTGGGCCGGCTATGAGGCGAATCCGGGCATCGCGCTTTCCCGCGAGCAATTCCGTGCCCAGGTCGCCGCGCTGAGGAAATGA